One Lacunisphaera limnophila DNA window includes the following coding sequences:
- a CDS encoding redoxin domain-containing protein: protein MKSFTSLLFAGATAVVLGLAAQAAPAVGQPAPDFTLTDVNGQTHALSAYRGKTVVLEWVNPECPIVQKHYDRSGNLPATQSAVVAEGAVWFAINSGHEGAQGDFEAEEVVAWSRKNNAAFTAYLRDRTGEVGKRYDARHTPTLFIIDPAGTLVYAGAIDSISSGNPADIKRATNYVQAAFADLKAGKPVATPVTRAYGCGVKYAN, encoded by the coding sequence ATGAAATCGTTCACCTCACTCCTCTTCGCCGGGGCCACTGCGGTGGTCCTCGGCTTGGCCGCCCAGGCGGCGCCCGCGGTCGGGCAACCGGCTCCGGATTTCACCCTCACTGATGTCAACGGCCAGACCCACGCGCTGTCGGCCTACCGCGGCAAGACCGTGGTCCTCGAATGGGTCAACCCGGAGTGTCCGATCGTGCAGAAACACTACGACCGGAGCGGCAACCTCCCCGCCACCCAGTCAGCGGTGGTGGCGGAGGGGGCGGTATGGTTCGCGATCAATTCCGGCCATGAAGGCGCGCAGGGTGATTTCGAGGCGGAGGAAGTGGTGGCCTGGAGCCGCAAAAACAACGCCGCCTTCACGGCCTACCTCCGTGACCGGACCGGCGAGGTGGGCAAACGCTACGACGCCCGCCACACACCCACGCTGTTCATCATCGATCCCGCTGGGACGCTCGTCTACGCCGGCGCCATCGACAGCATCAGCTCGGGCAACCCGGCGGACATCAAGCGGGCGACCAATTACGTGCAGGCCGCCTTCGCCGACCTCAAGGCCGGCAAGCCGGTCGCCACCCCGGTCACGCGTGCCTACGGGTGCGGTGTGAAGTACGCGAACTGA
- a CDS encoding tetratricopeptide repeat protein — MTGWIADFIMFWWALLYWNARKTWFRLKGPTRDSCPCQVFSDSGHALDSRCNAVTHWRQPARFRRVCPLLTETKEGWRCGVDAERVRPFWGRAALYGGAAFLSLYLAATLAVFAFLRTASYDTSYLTVVWPPLWSELRGSQEKLYATRAQQALAKGDYAEAILALQLVCEINPQNYPAALTLATLSQIAGQPYVAEHIYARLMHEVPEQRPATAQIWIRALLARGDYPQIKPLATAMLSEDSGRREAWLHTLLFSARQTRDQSALETLLNHHTDLPEWCLELARIELLLLQRHPDQALPLLTRVHGRPGSPYLPYYQAETLMDLGRFEAASDLINAYGSRLPLEEAAFLRLRLFEAQKWTSLMGPEYDNLLSYPMTPRLAAQFCAWFIRSPDAAAFTRYAERFQRHGPPLSSDTLPLYHATYLAAIACKDTARAEELAGTITRFTAANAKAVRAVGDLLLQGAGQQQLSQLLPLVPLPVEVIYVVLDRPTAPARKP, encoded by the coding sequence GTGACCGGCTGGATCGCAGATTTCATTATGTTCTGGTGGGCGCTCCTTTACTGGAACGCCCGCAAGACCTGGTTCCGCCTGAAGGGCCCCACCCGCGACAGCTGTCCCTGCCAGGTCTTCAGCGATTCCGGCCACGCCCTCGACTCGCGCTGCAACGCGGTGACCCACTGGCGCCAGCCCGCGCGGTTCCGCCGCGTCTGCCCGCTGCTCACGGAGACCAAGGAAGGCTGGCGCTGCGGCGTCGATGCCGAGCGCGTCCGGCCGTTCTGGGGCCGCGCCGCCCTCTACGGCGGGGCTGCCTTTCTCAGCCTTTATCTCGCCGCCACCTTGGCGGTCTTCGCCTTCCTCCGCACCGCCAGCTATGATACCAGCTACCTGACCGTGGTCTGGCCGCCGCTCTGGTCCGAACTGCGCGGTTCCCAGGAAAAGCTTTATGCGACCCGGGCCCAACAGGCCCTGGCCAAGGGGGATTATGCCGAGGCGATCCTCGCCCTGCAGCTGGTCTGCGAGATCAACCCGCAGAACTACCCCGCCGCCCTCACCCTCGCCACCCTCAGCCAGATCGCCGGCCAGCCTTATGTGGCCGAGCACATCTACGCCCGGCTGATGCATGAGGTGCCCGAGCAGCGACCGGCCACCGCGCAGATCTGGATCCGCGCGCTGCTCGCGCGGGGCGACTACCCCCAGATCAAGCCCCTGGCCACTGCGATGCTCAGCGAGGATTCCGGCCGCCGCGAGGCCTGGCTCCACACCCTGCTCTTCTCCGCCCGCCAGACCCGCGACCAGTCCGCGCTCGAGACCCTCCTCAATCACCACACGGATCTGCCGGAGTGGTGCCTCGAACTCGCCCGCATCGAACTGCTCCTGCTCCAGCGCCACCCCGACCAGGCCCTGCCGCTCCTGACCCGCGTCCACGGCCGGCCCGGCAGCCCCTACCTGCCTTACTACCAGGCGGAGACGCTGATGGACCTCGGCCGCTTTGAGGCGGCGAGCGACCTGATCAATGCCTATGGTTCCCGCCTCCCGCTCGAGGAAGCCGCCTTCCTCCGCCTGCGCCTCTTCGAGGCCCAGAAATGGACCTCCTTGATGGGGCCGGAATACGACAACCTGCTGAGTTACCCCATGACGCCGCGGCTGGCGGCTCAGTTTTGTGCGTGGTTCATCCGCTCACCCGACGCCGCGGCCTTCACCCGCTACGCCGAGCGCTTCCAGCGGCACGGCCCGCCCTTGAGCAGTGACACCCTGCCCCTCTACCACGCGACGTACCTCGCGGCGATCGCGTGCAAGGACACAGCCCGCGCCGAAGAACTGGCCGGGACGATCACCCGCTTCACTGCCGCGAACGCCAAAGCGGTGAGGGCGGTCGGCGACCTGCTGCTGCAGGGTGCCGGCCAGCAGCAGCTCTCCCAACTGCTCCCGCTCGTGCCGCTGCCGGTGGAGGTCATCTACGTGGTGCTCGACCGCCCGACCGCCCCGGCCCGCAAGCCATGA